The Tatumella ptyseos genome segment TCGCTGATAAAATTTTTGCTATATCCTTTTCTTCTACACCCTCTAAAAAATTCAATGCACTGAAAACTATTCCAACCGAAGCACCTGCGGTTTTTAGTAATCCTTTGACCCCTGCACCAAAGCTGCCTGAAACAATTTTGAAGGGATCCATATGCTCAACCATACCGCTTGTGAAAGAAAATACATCCGCCGATGTCATTTTTACGTAATCGAGAATTGCATTTTCTTTAGTTTCCCGGTCCACTTTCGGATCAGATAAGACTTTACCTAAATAAACAAAACTCACCGCGTTCAGAGCAGTGGTGAGAACAGCATCGTTATGTAATGCTGATCGTTTCTCTATTGATTTGTATGCAGATCCAAAAATGAATTTATTTTGATTGATAATTGCTAGGTGTTCATCACTTCCATAGAAAGCCATGCTTTCGTTATCAAAAGGATTTATATTCCTATCGATTATGATTCCCGACTTTTGCATTGTAGTCAGGAAACTTGACCAGTCGATAAGTAAAGGATGTGACTCAACACTTTCTGTTTTCAAAGCCCTAACACTCAATTCACGATAGTATTTACTTTGGTCGTTGCAGTCTATGCCCACAAAAAAGTTATTAACACTTTGATCACTCATCCCTGTATAAACATTCTCACCATTTATATGGACATCAATAAATGTTATTAGGCCACGATTAGCGGTAATCCTTACACTATGGTTTTTAGTAAACTCATCGATAAATTTGCTTTTCCTCTCTTCTTTCTTACCATCTGATAAAATGATGTCCCTTCCATCTATTGATAAACTAAATATTTCTTCACTATGATTTTTCTCCAACGAAAAAAGGGTACATTTTCCTGCTCCTGTATCAGCCCTAAAATCAAAAGTAATATCGCTCAAGCCCCTTTTTATTTTCTTCTTTACACCGATTTGGTGTACCGCTAACGTTTTTTTCTGCGGTGGCAGGGAGAAGGTAAGATAACCATTTGTTTTGTACAACCCTGAACCTAACCTCACTAAACCTAATCTAAGGGCATCTTTCGGTTTAAGTTTTTTCGATTCACCTAAATAATCACTAAAGAGTTTATAAGTTCGAAAAACGTCTTTGGGTTTTCCCTTCAAGATTAGTTCTTGGATATCAATATCCGTTGCAGTATGTGAGGGAGAAGTGGCCGCCTCATCAATAGGTTGTTTTGATGTACCGGCACCATTCAACCACGCTTTTCCTATTCCGACTAAACCGACGCCGCCTATTGAGACACCCACCGCAGAGGCTGAATCGCTTTTTAAGGCCTGCAGATAAGAGGTTACAACGGGTACTGAGGCTGCTAGTGCCAACGGTAATAGTGTCTGTCCAACAGAATGAGATGAGCTAATCTGATAGTCGGGAGTGCCAATGTGTAAGGTAGAGTCATCCCCCTTATTTTCAAGCGGCCCAAGATTAGACGTCGCTGAACAATCAGTATGCAAGTACGTATCGTTAATTATCTTTTCGTTGACCTTATGGTAGGTCTCTGTTTTCGAGCTTGTGCAGTAGAGCAGATCGGAAATACCGCTTTCCTGACGTAGTTTATCCACCGCTAAATAATGTGCTTTATAAGGGATAGAGATTAAATCACTGACGGAAGGCCTAGCAATGGGTCGGTTTTGGACAGTAGCCCGAATAAATTCACTGCCAGTGGCCGTAGAATTCGACGTAAATGTCATCATTTTGGGCCTTGAGGTAGGACACCTCAATGCACTATCACAGACATCATTCATCATCGCTATCTGAGTATCAACACTAAAAGCGGGAGTTAAAAGTGGTTGGCTGACCTCTTTTTGGCTGTCTCCAACGTAGTGAAGTCTCTGAGCCATATGATTCAGGGCTGACCAGTAATGGCTAGCGCGGATAAAAATATTCGCCACAAAAGCGGGTACTTTTAAGATACCACGTTGTGGGCCACCTTCATCTTTCATCCACCGCCCTGCAACAATGGCTGTCACCGCTAAGGCGATGAATAGGTGGCTCGAAGAGCCACTCTCTGTATTATCGAAATAGCCTTGTAAGAACGTCTCATCTGTCCAATTAACAACCGTATCACGAAGATAAGTCGCTACTTGGGAAATAATATTATAACCATCAGGGAGGTACCACGATGCTAGCCCCAAAGCATGCAGTGTTGCCGTGTCAATATCTCGGCCTTCGGTAATCGCATTATAAAGGCTATTCGCTGCTATAATGAGGTCAGCTGAGCTTCCGGGACATAGTTTAGACATACATAGAGAGAGCATTTTACTTTCCTCATGCTCTCCTAAGGTACGGATAAACTGTTGAATTCCTCTACGACAATCATCGGTAAAGGGAATAGTAGACTCTGCGATATCTTGCGCTGAAGATTTAGGATCCGCTTGATAATACTCATATGCATCAAACCATGTGTCTTGCATCTCAACATAGTCGAGCGCATCAAACCACTTTTCGTCTGACTCAGATTGGCTATTATTTTGAAATGATGTGATTGACGTGTTGGAAAGAGATGGGTTCAAAAGTAACATATATACCACCGGTTATTAAATTATTGGATAACCACGTAAATCTAATTATTTTTTTTAAAATTACTTTTAATTAAAAAATAGTTCTGAAAATAGAAAATAGCATCCTATAAGAAAATTCCATATAACGCCTTTAACTTCCGAGGTGGAATATAAATCCTAACAACAATCACACTTGATAATTAAAAGGAACTATCACTTCCTGTTAGCTCCAAATAAAAACAACTCCTCTACCCCCCAAAATTTAAAACACTTCATACGCCATCGCCCGCTAAAATCTTGACACCAATATTCTAGTGAGATGAAAATTTTAGATGATTCTGGGATATAGAGTAAATGTTATCACCCTATTTTTAGAGTCATTACACTAAGCTTCTAAAAACCTGTTTAGCACAGTCAGCTAACGAGTTTATCGCTCCACTGAGTACCTTATTAAGATTGTCAAAGGTGCTATTTGCCTGACTGTAGCGCTGAGCAAAAGATTGCATATTACTTTGCAATGCATTACTTGCCGCATTGAACGTCGCTAGCCATGCCTGATAGCTGGCAGTACTCACTTTTTGAGAATCAGATTCTTGAGCGTTAGGATATTTCGGCATATTACTAAATTGTTCGAGGTTGAAAGTGATTTCTCCACTTTTCTCATCAACGTTGAAGGCTGGGGATAGCGTTGTCACCCAATTTTTTTTATCGTTTTCCGTTAACTGCTCCCAACTTTTTACCTTTCCTAAGTTGTTTTCTAATTCGAGTCTTACTTGTTCAAATTCGCGATAACCGTTAACCATATTTTGTCGATAAAACTTAATATAGTTTCCATCTTCACCAGGATGAACACAATCTGAAGCTGCCTTCTGTACTATATTGTTAAATGCTTCATACATCTCAGTATACTTCAGCATTAAACCGGCAAAAACATCGATATAATCCTTTTTAATCCCTTTAATTGCCTCAGCCATATACGCCCATAACGCAGCATAACTCGTGTGCAACGTAATTTTTTGATCGCCTTCAAGCTGATTCGCCGGTGATAATCGCGTGAGTGACTCAAATTGATTGACCTTAAATACATTTCTCGTTCGCTGAGCGGCTATTTCCCGTTTGA includes the following:
- a CDS encoding IpaD/SipD/SspD family type III secretion system needle tip protein, translating into MTIITTAPPEISHAQCARRRCQSATEVAAVTDTTIDVINQQVKTILSLLSTSPISVEGEALQTLLSQPGAEQALTEGRHCGLNRALQQLQTVTDQRCTPNDIIHYTESQSRQIIACDIALGEIKREIAAQRTRNVFKVNQFESLTRLSPANQLEGDQKITLHTSYAALWAYMAEAIKGIKKDYIDVFAGLMLKYTEMYEAFNNIVQKAASDCVHPGEDGNYIKFYRQNMVNGYREFEQVRLELENNLGKVKSWEQLTENDKKNWVTTLSPAFNVDEKSGEITFNLEQFSNMPKYPNAQESDSQKVSTASYQAWLATFNAASNALQSNMQSFAQRYSQANSTFDNLNKVLSGAINSLADCAKQVFRSLV